GGAATACATTTGCTATTTTAGCTATAATTCTAACAACTTTTATGATTTCATCAGTATTTAGTATAGGAATTAGTTTTGCCAAAAATTATAGAACAATGAATTTAAGAATACAAGGAACTACTGCTACAATAGCTTTACCAAATCCAACAAATAGCCAAATTAATAATCTAAAGTCTACAGACATGTTTAATAGTATAGGAAAAGAGATAAGAGTAGGTAAGGTATCGCTAGATAGCTTAAAAAAAAATAGAACAAAAATAATTATAAAATATATTGATAAAGAAAATTATGAAAAGCAAATAATCCCTTGTATTAGTGATATAAAAGGAAGTTATCCTAAAAAAGAAAATGAAGTTATGATGTCAAAAAAGACTTTAGAGCTTCTTGGACAAAGTAGTGCTAAGATAGGAGATAAAATAAAGGTTCGCTACAAAATAAATTCAAAAGTAGTTGATAAAGAATTTACTTTAAGTGGATATTACACTGATTATGCAATAATTGAAGATACAGGATATATATTAGTTTCTGAGAAATTCGTAAAAGTAAATAACTTAAGCTTAGAAAAAAATGGGACAGTATACATGGATGTAAAATCTAAAGAAAGAAATAATGCACAAGATATATTAAGTAAAGAAATCAAGCTTAATAAAAATCAAAAAATATCCTATGCTTATGACCGAACAGATGATTTATCAGATACAGTATTATCAACTACTTTAATAGTTGTAATAATAGCCTTATTTATAATACTTAATGGCTACCTTCTTATTTACAATGTATTATATATAGCGGTTAACAAAGATATTAATTTCTATGGATTATTAAAAACTATAGGTACATCACCTAAGCAAATAAAGAAAATAGTGAAAGGTCAGGCATTAAGACTTTCATTAATAGGAATTCCTATTGGTTTAATATTAGGATTAGTTGTATCTTTTAAAATAGTACCAATTACAATGTCTACATTATTTGCAGGATATCAAGCTAGTGCTATGCCAAGTGATGTATCTTTTAATCCTATAATATTTATATTATCTGCATTATTCTCATTATTTACAGTTATGATGAGTTGTAAAAAGCCAGCAAAAATAGCAGGAAATATTTCACCTACAGAAGCTCTTAGATATAGTGGAAGTACTCCTAAAAAATCAAAGAAAAACAGAAAAACTACAAAGGGTGGAAAGCTTTATAAAATGGCTTGGTACAATATATTTAGAGAAAAGAAAAGAGCATTTGTGGTGTTTTTATCATTATTTATGGGAATTATAACTTTCCTAAGTGTTAATACTTTTTTAAGCAGTGTAAGTGTTGATAATTATATAGATAGACATGTGAAAAATGATTTTGAAATAGAAAATATGGATATGAAAGAGAATAAGATAGATGATAATCTTGTAAACAAAATAAAAAATATAAATGGAATAGAAAATATAAACATAGTAAAAGAAAGTTCTCTACAAGTAGACATGAATAATGAAGTAATACTTCCTGCATTAAAAACTATATACCAAAGATTTGGAGTTAGTGATAAAGAGTTAAATACTTATTTAGAAAATGTTAAAAAAGATCCAAGTTTACTTAGTGCATCAGTTGTTGGAATAGATGATAATCTTATAGAGAGATTTAATGATGAGTTAAAAGAAAAAATAGATGTAGAAAGCTTTAAAAAAGGAGAATTAGCATTAGTAGATTCTTGGTACTATGATACTGATATTTATAAAAATATAAGTGGAAAAGTAACTATAAGAAATATTAAAGACAATATTTCATCTACCTTTAATATAAAAATGATAAATGATAGTACTATAGGATTATTACCATCGGGTCAAGCTGCTCCTGTAGGTGTACCAACTATTTTTATAAGTAGTAATTCTTTAGAAAAAATAGATAAAAATTCAATAACAAGTTTATTGTATATAAATGTAGATAAAAAATATGAAGAAAAAATTAAATTAGAGTTAAAGAAAATGAGTAATACTCGTGGATTATGGTTTGAGTCTAAAAGTGAATCTACAGAAAGCTTTAATAAATCCCAAATGGTTATGAATATATTAGGAGGAGGTATTGCAATTATCTTAATACTAATTGGAATACTAAACTTTATAAATATTATGATAACAGGAATAAATTCAAGACTAAA
The Romboutsia ilealis genome window above contains:
- a CDS encoding ABC transporter permease encodes the protein MRFENNNKEVIKKITNRSLKSNKTRNTFAILAIILTTFMISSVFSIGISFAKNYRTMNLRIQGTTATIALPNPTNSQINNLKSTDMFNSIGKEIRVGKVSLDSLKKNRTKIIIKYIDKENYEKQIIPCISDIKGSYPKKENEVMMSKKTLELLGQSSAKIGDKIKVRYKINSKVVDKEFTLSGYYTDYAIIEDTGYILVSEKFVKVNNLSLEKNGTVYMDVKSKERNNAQDILSKEIKLNKNQKISYAYDRTDDLSDTVLSTTLIVVIIALFIILNGYLLIYNVLYIAVNKDINFYGLLKTIGTSPKQIKKIVKGQALRLSLIGIPIGLILGLVVSFKIVPITMSTLFAGYQASAMPSDVSFNPIIFILSALFSLFTVMMSCKKPAKIAGNISPTEALRYSGSTPKKSKKNRKTTKGGKLYKMAWYNIFREKKRAFVVFLSLFMGIITFLSVNTFLSSVSVDNYIDRHVKNDFEIENMDMKENKIDDNLVNKIKNINGIENINIVKESSLQVDMNNEVILPALKTIYQRFGVSDKELNTYLENVKKDPSLLSASVVGIDDNLIERFNDELKEKIDVESFKKGELALVDSWYYDTDIYKNISGKVTIRNIKDNISSTFNIKMINDSTIGLLPSGQAAPVGVPTIFISSNSLEKIDKNSITSLLYINVDKKYEEKIKLELKKMSNTRGLWFESKSESTESFNKSQMVMNILGGGIAIILILIGILNFINIMITGINSRLKELAVLESIGMTKKQIKKMLTFEGLYYGLITIGFILTIGVGIIYGVVELTKNIADYAVFVFPTVPLIFLIIVILLICIITPSFVFKISTKQSVTERIREIDK